One Oncorhynchus mykiss isolate Arlee chromosome 9, USDA_OmykA_1.1, whole genome shotgun sequence genomic window, TATATTCTCATTCACAGTACAGCTATCTGACGTATAGTATAGTGCCAAATCAAAAAGACACAAATAAATCTCACTTAAATATCATCAAACATTTTTTTACCACTTTAGTGATTAACCTCTGCAGATTGTGTACTACTTTAGGTCCTGCAGCAGAACGCATGCAATGTGACAATCATTATGATACATAGATATAGTGATGAGAATGATTATGACAGCTGATTATAATGATAGAAGTGAGAATCATACTCAAAAACAATAAAGGTATTTAAATGCCTTCATGCATGTAAAACAAAACTGCGTATAAATGATTGCGAATGCTTTCTAATTCATTATGTAGGCCCACTATCATATGAAGGTGATGAGGTACTCTGGGTACGCTTGGTCGTCGTGGAAGATGACAAACATGCTGGGTGTCTGCAGGTTGTCCACTAGACTGTCATAGCAGTCAGCGGAATCTGTGGGGGAGCGACAAGGGGTGAACTTCATGGAGGGGTCACCCCGGGTATAGCGCCCGGTCAGGACACGTGCAACGTACATACGCCTGTGCCCAGAACCATCAGGAGGGCTATATCTGGGATGGGCTGAATAGCTGGCGTTCACAGCAAAATACACACCCACTCCATATGCTGTAACTAAAAGAAGAAGACAAGTGGAGGAAATGGATGAAGCAGAGAGAATTAATAAAAATGAAAGTACGTAAAAGTAAAAGACGGCATTGTAATAGCATGTAATAGCATTGTAATAGCATTGTAATAGCATTGTAATAGCTTGTAATAGCTTGTAATAGCTTGTAATAGCTTGTAATAGCATTGTAATAGCATTGTAATAGCATTGTAATAGCATTGTAATAGCATTGTAATAGCTTGTAATAGCTTGTAATAGCTTGTAATAGCTTGTAATAGCTTGTAATAGCTTGTAATAGCATTGTAATAGCATGTAATAGCATTGTTCTAGCATTGTAATAGCATGTAATAGCATGTAATAGCCCTTACTATTAGCATAGCTCCTGTCGAATCCATTACTTTCAATGGCGTCACAGGTTTTTGCTGCCGTCCCGTGGTAGAGTTTCCGTACCCCTACCGCCGCTGCTCCGTTCTTGGCCCGGATGCGCTGCTCACACAATGCGTACGCCTGCCACAGAAATACATTCTGCACACGCTCGATCTGAAAAAGAGACAACGTTCAAGAACCAACCAACACCTTTAAACACAACTACAGTATTggtatttacactgaacaaaaatataaaacaacaatttcaaagattaaaGTTCATATGacaaaatcagtcaattgaaataaattcatttggccctaatctatggatttcacatgactgggaatacagataggcATCTGTTGgacacagataccttaaaacaaaaaaaaagtaggggcgtggatcagaaaaccagtttctgggatcttttatttcagctcatgaaccatgggaccaacactttacatgttgcattcatgTTTTTGTATTGGTATTTCCATTTTCTATACTACCAGATACAGTATAATCATGATAAGCAGCTGGTTGTGTGTCAGGTTGTTGGTCTGTTACTTTGTGGATGGCGACTTGTGTTGCCGTGGTGCTTTGGAATGCCTGTGCCACCGCCTGGTACTCTGACGAGGTAGGCAAGAGCAGCACTCTCTTCTGCGTTTCACCAGCGGCCATATCATCCCAGTGCGATGGCAATTCTAAAAACACAGGACTGTAAGTGGAGTTTACGGCATGAACAGGACTATCAGAGGATGTTTAAAATGTTAAACGTGTTTTAAAGATAACAGTGAAATCAATAGTGGCTATGGGTCATCTGATGACATAATGGATTGAAGGGTTAGTGTTAACTACAAATCAACGTCTGACTgtaaagtcgctctggataaaagcatccGCTATCTGACCAAAATATAACATATAATAAAACTATGTCAGAAATTCTAAAACtgaaaataaaacaattcaaTCTGTACTTTCACTCTCCTCTCGCTTCATCTTATAGGTGCAACCCGTTTCCCAGTCAGTGGCCCTGTTGTTCTTCAGGTTCACCCTGACTTTGCTCCCATCTGGGACATCCAGCTCTGCTGAGACATCTCCTCTTAGGTGTGCCTGCTCCAGATGGTAGTTGTCATGCATCCCCAGCTCCTCCCAAACGTCACCATGCCTGCACATAGACCACTGGACACTGAGGGCCATTAGTACCTCATTTCTCTCTTGCAGCTCCCTACGGAGGGCGCCACTGAGCGCACTGTCCAGCACCTCGCGCACGCTCAGAACGTCCTCCTTCAGGCCTCGGAGAACATAAAACCCCTCTCCAGTCGCAGCTCCAACATCCACCCCTCCTGCCCTCTGAACTCTACCCAGCTCCAGGCTCACTCCCAGGACCTTGGCATTCTTCTGCACGGCCTGCAGCTCCACCTCTCCCAGCATGCACAGGTCCTCTCCCGTCACATCTCTCTGAGTCAGCTGGTTCTGCAAGATGGCCTCCAGCTCCCGCCTGGCCCCCCTGATGGCGTCCGCCCCGCGCCCCACCACGCTCAGCACCACCGGGGGCGGTCTCCAGGGGGTGATGGTGAGGCCTGGAAGGGTatgaggagggggaagggagcCATGCGAGGGGGAGGAAAAGCTGATCCTCAGTTTCTTCTTCAGTATCTGTTGGGCTCTCTCTgaggagacaaagagaggagagttAAGACAGAGTGAAAAGTCACATTTTATAACTAGGATCCAACGTTTTCCCTGTCATCAAAGCATCACCAGGTAAAACTCTGGGCCCAAGTTATATCTACATACCCAAGAATAAGGATAATTTGTACATACACaagtatacacacaaacacacataccttTCAGTGTTGGGATTGGAGCGATAGCTCCCAGTCGGCTCTCCAGCTCTgacctacaaacaaacaaaaacataaataaaatgtCCTGTCCAAAGCTTAACATCCAGACATCACAACTAAAACTCGGAAAATAACTAAACTCATTCTAGAAGTGAAGCAAACTACAAACAAACTTACCATACCATTTAAACCAGGGTtgcccaaccctgttcctggagagctacctctaagtttttcactccaaccccagttgtaactaacctgattcagcttatcaaccagctaattattagaatcaggtgtgctacaTAAGGGTTCCACTCTAAACCTACAGCATGGTAGGGCTTGCAGTCCAAACGCCAAGTAGAGAGCCCTCGGACCTAAACCCTCAGCCCTTGAATGACGTTTTACATCATCACATCCGAGTGTACCTTCAATGTCCTTTGCCCAAGCGAGGGAGAGCGATGATCGGAGGCGCGACGTCCTTGGTAGAAATCTTGAAGTTCAGCTTAAAAATGACCAACCTAAAGCTATTAATGTACCTAGCaagctaacgtagctagctagcagttttatcaggtagctagctacagttacccatagctggctagctagtttaATAGTTTGGTAATTTATTTCAATAAATGACCCAAAATATGTTTATGAAGCTAGTTTTATATGCTCCTCACTACGAGACTCAGCAAATTTGATCGTAATTCCCATTTGCCAACGCTAAAATCAATGTAATCTATGAATTATCTTTGCAAGATAGCATCATCATTTTGTCTCACATACCGAAAATGCAGCCGCGTTGCTAAATTGGACACATTGCAACCACTGAAGTTTGACACTTGACTACATTTTGAATTGAATTGTGGGTCATATCAACCAGACAAGTGATCCAGGTTCTTCACTCGGTCCCTCCAGCTAAATCGAGGGCTGTTTGTCAACTGGACCTTCACTTAAGATGACAATCAAACTGCATCCGGTTTTGATGAGGGGAAGTGGCTATCGCGAGGGCTAATGGGGGTCAAATGAACGTGTTTGAACTGTAGCCAAGCatttcaggaacagggttgggaaGCCCCTGATTCAAACCAAGACACATCAGAGACCCCACCATTTCTGACAATTAAAATGGAGACTGACCTGAATGCCTGGAAGACGGGTCTCTGCAGCATGACAATGCGgatgacagagaggatgttgggGGACAAATCCCTCACACTTGACGCCATGCCATCCAACATGGCCTTACACACAGAGCCAGAGTCTGCTCGAGCAGCTCCTggacaaaaaaatatgtttgttttttatgtCTAGAATATCATCTAACCAGTATATTACAGAATATAGATGCTGCTGTCCCTAATGAACTTGTTCATCAGTATTTGTTTTGACATTAACTAAATTGTGTCCTACGAAATGTAAGACTAACAACTGCGCACAATAAAAATATTGAACACAAATTGGTATGGCAGAGGGTTGATACAAGAGCAAATTAAGGGAGTCGGTATTGCATTTCACACAAAAtaagacatactgtacataccagTGTTGACTGCAGGGAAGGCTGCAGAGCGGTAGCCCTTTCTCTCACACTGTTTCAGTATCTTCCCACAGACCTTGCTGATCCTCTGTGTGTCGCGTTTAAAGCTGACGTGAACGATCTCCTTGCAGCCCAGTGCACCGGGCCCTGTGGTGCACATCAAGTCTCCTGGCACACCCACTgatggagagaaaaagaaagatatggaggcttctgaggggaggacagctcataataatggctggaatggagtcaatggaatggtatcaaccacatggaaaccacgtctttgacatttattttttatttattcaactaggcaagtcagttaagaacaaattcttattttcaacagtgggttaactcctCCCACCTGCCTCCATTAATAAGTGAAGAATAAGCTAGTAAAGCGATCTGTGAAGTAATTATTCAATGTCTCTATATCTTAGTGGAAAAAGATTTTCCTTCGTCAAATGATTACTTTCTGACTTGTGTGAACGGATTGCTCTGAGAGTTTGTGATTGTGTTAATAGGATTGTGTATGGAAACACTGTAAACCCAACCTTGTGCTAACGCTGCTTGGACTGTGGAACCTGCAGCAGTCAGAATAGCTTTGGAGACACCTAGAGGAAGATAATGGGACATGAGGGGACACagagaacagaacaaacaaacacacacacatacacacagtgatGACTAATCAAAAGCACATTGGAGGACAATGATAACTAGTGCTACCTGAATGGTTGGCTGAGAAGTCTGTGGTGTTGacgatgacatcagtgatctcaCGGATGATGTCGCCAAAGACCAGTTGTAGCTTGACACTGCCCAGCGTGGCAGAGACCTCGTCCTGAGTGGTTGAGATGTGGCGATAGAAGGAGgctaagcgagagagagagagagattgacaaacaattgacaaaaaaacaaaccaaaacaaaggcagagagagagagagagacaaagagacagagagacagagaaattaaCAAAtagttgacaaacaaacaaaccttaACCTAcaacagcacctagatcttctgcacagattccgtcagacttgggccctgacagacctgggccctgacagtaaatctcagtaagacaaaaataatggtgttccaaaaaaggccaggaccacaaatacaaattccatctagacaccattgcaatagaacacacaaaaaatgatacatatcttggcctaaacatcagcgccacaggtaacctccacaaagctgtgaacgatctgagagacaaggcaagaagggccttctatgccatcaaaaggaacataaaagccgacataccaattaggatctggctaaaaatacttacttatcagttatagaacccattgccctttatggttgtgaggtctggggcccgctcaccaaccaatcattcacaaaatgagacaaatactaaattgagactctgcatgcagaattctgcacaaatatcctccatgtacagtggttcctcctttaaaagttgtgtaaTACTGCGGCACACCCTGCGTGCTGCTGCAGCATTCGGTGGCACGTCATTTAATTCTCAGCCATTTCTTCTGTTACTGCAGGTTATTGCTAGTTTTACCACCAgtgggcatctttgagaagcatttgatagtattccgtattggcattaccggagaatttaaaaccttatttgtaataacatagtatatgggattgatttgaagaaatttggcttaattaatttgatgaaTATTATGGTGTTTAAATTCCGAGAAAAATTGTCGgtttgtaaattcagaccgtttcgctctcggagGGCACACTGGACGTTCGgaccgaggagtagggttgatttgagcatTCTGGCCTTACAacaacagtcaagcacccaagctaacgttggctagctacttccagacacaaatgagaccactgaccattttactcaccctagcagagctggtaagGCAGTTTTCGTGTTaaccagagtgttggtgactgtgaatgtgttgctggaaacaatttaattGCGCCTTTTTTGCCGAAGACGgtatctcaggtaagcagcactgggctgtatttaCGTATCCTAAAAATGACACCTGCTGCTTTAGATATCTCAGTTATTGATCTATAAAAAATAAGCTGTTTTCTTTACATTCAGAGAGCGAGCTGATCAAGGGGTTGTAGATGttgccagatgttcactgtcTGAGGAACAGGCCGTGGGAAGGTTTATTGCTGGCAAAAAtgtccataaccagaggtaattaaactgttctgtgttttttttctccatctctgcctgtcttgttgtacatggaacctgtctcacatgcattCATTTAAAAACCcttaagatgtcagctgctaattttcagatttacaccacataaacacagccattttcactggactatctgttgctgccaagtcatgatttCCCTGGGGTTTAGAATTAcaataaccaagtggtgagacacagccctctatatttaaatgtttcaggtacactccgataggtgtctgcatcacatacagtatcttctattgtttgtcctcatgggtctgtttttcagcataaagtactctgcagccacttagtgtggacacaaggtgagaccacacacacaaaataatagtatctctccttcacttcatccatctcccccttctctctaaaTCCTCTACGGTTATATAAGCTGGTTTGGTGAACCCCTCCCCAttctgaactggctgacacagagggcacagcatgatcataggtgagatTTCACTTGGTCGGGtcagtgctacaggatgcaaatttctgttgaaaaagctagcctttgctttcctaactgaatgtgtatattggttcctcacttccctgaaaagctgcatatcgcgggggctattcgatgctaatgcagtatgccacaggatgtttttgtgctggtcaagggcagtcaagtcaggTGGGAAccatatctgttcttagttctacattttttgaatggggcatgcttatttaagatggcgaggaaagcacttttaaagagcaaccaggcatcctctactgacgggatgaggtcaaaatccttccaggatacccgggccaggtcgattagaaaggcctgctcgcagaagtgttttagggagcgtttgacagtgatgaggggtggtcgtttgaccacagacccattacggacgcaggcaataaggcaatgatcgctgagatcctggttgaagacagcagaggtgtatttgtaAATATGACAGGAATAGTTTGCTTAACTCACTCTGATCTGGAGAAGCATCCATTACAAACCCTCTGACATGCAAAGCACACTGGGAAGTCTGGAAAGCCTGGAAGTAAAACAGAATACAACCACAAGTCAAGGGCAACCAGTGATGAACTGTGTTAAACAGTAACTTAAGTTTTGATTTTGCATGAAACATCCATTGAAGTCAAGAGAAGTGCCCTTCTTTAAAAGTCTCTGCTCACCTTGGTAGAATCTCTGTCATTGGGATGGACAACAATGCGGACAAGGAAGGGGGTTCTGCTCGCTCGATTCTGTTCATACCTACGGATCTCTTCTAGCAGAACCTGTGTTACCACATTGTGAGGGAACTGGAGAACCACACCAGTTCCAACTACAGGGAAGGCAACAGAACAGAATCCCTGGATCTCACAAGAGGCTAGAACTCTCCTCACACCCTGCCTCAGAGCCTGAGAGAGGACCAGAGGTGCTGGGTTAATGGTGGTTCAAAGGTCACAACTGCCAAGtgaagacacactcacacacacacacacacggacacatacAAGGGGACAAACCTGTACTGCTGGTCCTTGGGGGTTGTTGTCCCAGTGTGCACAGCTGAGGAAGAAGACGCggccagagctgagaccagacaATCCCTCCACCAGGACGTTGTCACCAGGTGCAGTCCGTCCCCCTAATTCCCTCAGAAACGCTGTCATCAGCGCCGGTCCAGCTGCCTCCGACAAGACATTACCCACTCGGGAGGAGAGAGGGTCACTACCAACCATGGGGGACACCAGGGCATCCAccttcagagagagacagacagtcagacagacagagggacatgcagagagacagacagagagaggggggagagataaatACATTAAGTAAAAGGGTAAGAGAAAAAGGAAGACGAAGTGTAAAAGAGAAAGGGAACATTGAGGCTCTCTCACCTCCTGTTTCTCTATGCTTCCCTGGATGATCTCCACCTGGACACAGACCTCTGGAGCCACTGGTCCCCTGGTGGAGGCAGCAGTGGTGTCTCTCTGAGGAGcatgtgtagtggtagtggtggtgctgGACTCTACCTCCAACCCAGGaaactccctcttcccctctaaCAGCCTATCACAGGCCTCCTGCATGGCTCTCACTGCCTCTCCACTCACATCAATCAGAGTGACCTTGGTAAGGATGCGCTGTTCCCTCCCAAAGTCCCTCACTGCAGAGACTATGGCCTCAGAACACACCTTCAGAGGAACGCTGAATATCCCCGAGCTGATGCAGGGCATGGCCAGGGTCTGGAGCTCCAGGGTCTCTGCCAGATCCAGGACTGCCTTTACTGTCTTCTCCAGCAGAGGGTGCTCTTTCCCACCTACGCTGCCCCCTACTGGTCCCACTGCGTGCAGCAGCATCTTACAAGGCAACTTCCCTCCTGTAGTCTCTACCACTGTACCTGTGGGCACTCTACCTATCTGCCTAACCAGATCTCTGCTGGCCTGCTGTACCTCAGGCCCCCCCGCACGGCTTAGAGCTGCAGCCACGCCACCAGCGTGATCCAGGTCCTCATTGGCTGCGTTCACCAGCGCATCCGCCCGTTCCTTGGTGATGTCACCTTGACGTACCACAACCTGCAGCCCCCGCTGGAGGCGATAGCTGGTGGCTGTGACCATCTCCTCCAGTCTTGGTCCGGCGCGAGCTTCGCCGGCAACACCACCGTGGTTGTGCAGCTGGATGAGGCAGTGTTGAGAGCGACCCACCACTTCCAGGTACTCCCTTCCCACGCCCTGGAAGTAGCGTAGTGCCCCCGGCTGGTCTATGGTCACAGTCTGGTGGACCAAGGAGGCCAGAGCGGGACCCAACCTGTCCCTAACCTGGGCCACCCGGACAGAGGGTCCACAGAGCACCACAGTGGGGTGGATGGCTGAGGGGTAGAGGGTCACCCCAGTGTGTTCCACACCGATCCTCTCCAGCAGTTCTGGTAGGTGGTCAGCAATCTCCGGGTAAGGGAGACACACTGTCTCCTCCACACTGGACTGGTCTATCAGAAAGGCCCCAATCTCCTCCCTCAGCTCCTGAACCTCCTTCAGGTGGCCCAGCAACTGCACTCTACACCCAGGACCATACCTTGCCACCACCCTGCATCTGCTCTGGTTCATCTCCTTCACCTTCTTCTCAAGCTTGGATTTCAGTTCAGATGGCAGGGTGCCACAGTTAGGCAAATCAATCTTCTCCTCCCCAAACTCCCCCAGCAGATCCTTCTCAGCCTGCTCCAGTTtcccagaggagagggagaacagacggAGCTCTGTATCCCCCAACTCTACCTCCACATGGAGTCCCAACCCCAGCAGACTGCTCAGGTTCCCAGGCCTCCCATACTCATCCCTCAGGAAGGACAGGAGGTGGGGGGACACCTCAGGCACCACCCGCTCCAGCACCAGAGAGATTTTATCTGTAACTAACTGTCTGGCTGTCCGGACATCACTTGCTGAACCCTCCAGCACCAGCTGAGATGAGTCACTGCGCGTCACCCTCACCCCTGGAACAGCCTCACCTAGATCCTTCTCTATAACTTCCTCTAGAAGCCGGAGCTTGGACTGTCCCAGACGACAGGTGGTGCTGATCTTCTCCTGCTTCCAGGAGCTCAGACCCTGACCCTGGAAGGCCTCCAGCTCCTTCAGCTTGGCCTGGACCTCGGGCCCCTCCCCAACCACCACCGCAAACCCTTCCCCTGTCTCGCAGTAAACCCTCACATCCTCCGAACCCAGGGTACTGCTCTGCAGCAGAGTCTGGAGCTTAAGTGGGTCTACCTCATAGTGGCATGTGTACCGCTCCTGGAGCTGTTTGAACAGTCTCTCGACCTGTGCCTTCCATGGTCCCACCCCAACCCCATCTCCACATGACCCAGCTTGGCCTGAGCCTCTGACCACTGCCCTCTTGTCCTCTGGATGGAGGTGGACAGAGCAGCCCAGAGAGGACAGCTGCTGCTGCAGGTCTCTTCCAGCCCCAGGGCTCTCCTTCAGGTATCTCAGGAGGTAGGAGTCTAGATGGAGTTCATGCTCTAGGAAACCAGGTGGGGATGtctggacagggagggagggatggaatgggagggaCTGGTGACTCTAGAGTCAGAGATAAAAGGTGCAAGTCCTGGGGAATTCCACTGTTAATGATTAttatgtctgtctttatctatgTTTATTATTCATTTATTATTGTAGGTCGACCGTACAGCTGCGTCTGGATTATATTAGAAATCTAGCAACTGGTTTGGCATTTGTCAATTTTGTTAGTTTAATACAGATTGCTTTCAGTTGGAATTTATTTTAATGTCATTCCTCATATTGTAAATTCATGTTTTACTTATTATAACAATAAGTAAAACCAAACATGCAATGTAATCAGACTATTTTGACGTCATTTGAAGGGATAATAAAGTCATTGCCTGACAGACAGATCCATGATATATGACTAAACGTTATGTTTACTGGGATGTAAATACAACAACACTGCATTGACGTCTGTGTGGTTTGACCTCATGTTATGGAACATAAATGTCTTGTCAAGCAGGTTATGTGACTCTGCATGTACTGTATAGGTGTGTCTGTTAAGTCTGGCCACACCTGACTGCTGAATGTTGTGGGTGGAGGCTCCTGGCTGCCTCTCAGAGTGAGGATGAGAGGTCCTCCAGGCATCTCCAACACATGATTAGGTTTCTGAAGTACCCTCTCCTGGACTGAAAGAGTTACAGAGGCATGAGTTGATGTTGCCGTTGTAGTCGttgttatagtagtagtggtaataaaAATAACAACTAAAAGCACCAACATATTTGTATCTTAAAAGCACCAAATGGGGTCATTTTTTACCCCAAATTGGTAATGATTGCATAGAGACACTGTCTGTCAAGCAGTAGCACGTTTTATTTAATTAACCTTCTGTAACACAAGCttcttttttaaaaacattttcacacatctgttttttgtatgttttgtatgtTTTTATCAGTTAATTTGATAAATTTGAATCAATAGAAACGTATGAACATTTTTGGCCTATTCATTCAAAACGTGTTTCTGTAACGTCTACTCCCACTCTACGGCATTCAACGTCGTCGGTCTACCAACCACAGGTCCTGGCAACCCAcctttacacacacctggcaactatCTTCAAGCACACCTGCGTCTCATTATGagtcacacctggacttcattactCCCTTGATTACTTACCCTTTATATCACACTCTTTTGTTATCAGTCATGAGGTATTGTTGTTTGTGTTTCCATGTCAGACACTTCTCTTGTTTTGTTATGGATCCATGTTTGTTGTTATTAAACTCACTAACtgcacttgcttcctgactcccggCGTCTATGTTACAGAACACTACCTCCACAAATGGAAGCAGCAGTCAATCAAGACATCTCCCAGATGGTCGCTGAACAGGGTCACCTACTTCGTCAACACCTCGACCAGCTGGCTCATTTGGGAATGGCTATGGATGAGGTCCTCTTCATTACTCAAGGGGCTTCATCTCCAAACAGCGGAGGATTCTCTACCACAAGTCGAGCCAGTACCACAGCCCAtccagctgtccgtcctgttCAACAATGCCAGATTGTCCTTCCTGGACAAATATGACAGGACTCCATTGAAATGCCGTGGCTTCCTActccagtgctccctctatttcGCTCATCAGATGGGAGCCCCCACCACcgagaggtccaaggttgccacATTTATTTCTCTGCTGATAGGACGAGCGTTGGAGTGGTCCACGGCCatctgtgagagaggagaggataagctGGGTTCCTATGTGGGGTTCATGGCGGTCTTCGACCAGCCAccggagggtagagaggggggtgagCGCCTACTACAACTACGGCAGGATGGCCAGACCGCGGAAGAGTACGCGCTCACCTTTCAGACAGTGGCAGCACCCAGCAGCTGGAATGAGCCGGCGCTCTGCAACCTCTTCAGAAGAGGTCCAGAAGGAGTTTAGCGTGCCGAGATGATAGCCTATCCTTGGACACCCTCATCACAATGGTCCTCCGTCTGGATAACCTGCTTCGGGAGCGTCGGAACCCgcactgcctctctccctcctctattgATCATTCTGAgtcagagcctgaacccatggaggtgGGGGCGACATGCCTCTCCGCAGCTGAGCGACGCCATCGTAGACAGCGTCCTTGTTGCAGACGGAAGGGGCACCAGCTTCAACGGTGTCCGGTATGTTCTAACCGGGGATCCACAAGAGCAGAGGGACAGCCACGTGATCATCCGTCTCCTGGGTTTGGCATGAGCATTCCATCCTCATCACTTTTCACCAAACCTTTCCTAGTATAAATTTCACTGTCTGGCTGTCCTTCGCCTGCTGAAGGGTCATTTCACCTCCGCCCCGTTGCTTAAACATCCAGATTCTACACTGCCCTTTGTGGTGTAGGTGGACGCCTCAGAAGTAGGTTGTGGGCTGTCCTGTCCCAATGCCAAGGTAATCCACAGAAATTGTATCCATGTGCCACCTGTCCTCCTGAGAACACCTTCgttc contains:
- the LOC110531552 gene encoding protein mono-ADP-ribosyltransferase PARP14 isoform X7 encodes the protein MLVTTFTRSHFLTQQSHQSLPFHPSLPVQTSPPGFLEHELHLDSYLLRYLKESPGAGRDLQQQLSSLGCSVHLHPEDKRAVVRGSGQAGSCGDGVGVGPWKAQVERLFKQLQERYTCHYEVDPLKLQTLLQSSTLGSEDVRVYCETGEGFAVVVGEGPEVQAKLKELEAFQGQGLSSWKQEKISTTCRLGQSKLRLLEEVIEKDLGEAVPGVRVTRSDSSQLVLEGSASDVRTARQLVTDKISLVLERVVPEVSPHLLSFLRDEYGRPGNLSSLLGLGLHVEVELGDTELRLFSLSSGKLEQAEKDLLGEFGEEKIDLPNCGTLPSELKSKLEKKVKEMNQSRCRVVARYGPGCRVQLLGHLKEVQELREEIGAFLIDQSSVEETVCLPYPEIADHLPELLERIGVEHTGVTLYPSAIHPTVVLCGPSVRVAQVRDRLGPALASLVHQTVTIDQPGALRYFQGVGREYLEVVGRSQHCLIQLHNHGGVAGEARAGPRLEEMVTATSYRLQRGLQVVVRQGDITKERADALVNAANEDLDHAGGVAAALSRAGGPEVQQASRDLVRQIGRVPTGTVVETTGGKLPCKMLLHAVGPVGGSVGGKEHPLLEKTVKAVLDLAETLELQTLAMPCISSGIFSVPLKVCSEAIVSAVRDFGREQRILTKVTLIDVSGEAVRAMQEACDRLLEGKREFPGLEVESSTTTTTTHAPQRDTTAASTRGPVAPEVCVQVEIIQGSIEKQEVDALVSPMVGSDPLSSRVGNVLSEAAGPALMTAFLRELGGRTAPGDNVLVEGLSGLSSGRVFFLSCAHWDNNPQGPAVQALRQGVRRVLASCEIQGFCSVAFPVVGTGVVLQFPHNVVTQVLLEEIRRYEQNRASRTPFLVRIVVHPNDRDSTKAFQTSQCALHVRGFVMDASPDQTSFYRHISTTQDEVSATLGSVKLQLVFGDIIREITDVIVNTTDFSANHSGVSKAILTAAGSTVQAALAQVGVPGDLMCTTGPGALGCKEIVHVSFKRDTQRISKVCGKILKQCERKGYRSAAFPAVNTGAARADSGSVCKAMLDGMASSVRDLSPNILSVIRIVMLQRPVFQAFRSELESRLGAIAPIPTLKERAQQILKKKLRISFSSPSHGSLPPPHTLPGLTITPWRPPPVVLSVVGRGADAIRGARRELEAILQNQLTQRDVTGEDLCMLGEVELQAVQKNAKVLGVSLELGRVQRAGGVDVGAATGEGFYVLRGLKEDVLSVREVLDSALSGALRRELQERNEVLMALSVQWSMCRHGDVWEELGMHDNYHLEQAHLRGDVSAELDVPDGSKVRVNLKNNRATDWETGCTYKMKREESEKLPSHWDDMAAGETQKRVLLLPTSSEYQAVAQAFQSTTATQVAIHKIERVQNVFLWQAYALCEQRIRAKNGAAAVGVRKLYHGTAAKTCDAIESNGFDRSYANITAYGVGVYFAVNASYSAHPRYSPPDGSGHRRMYVARVLTGRYTRGDPSMKFTPCRSPTDSADCYDSLVDNLQTPSMFVIFHDDQAYPEYLITFI